A genomic segment from Anaerobacillus sp. CMMVII encodes:
- a CDS encoding MFS transporter, which translates to MAKLTNWTPENEQFWETEGKKIANKNLGISVFALILAFCVWQLWSVTAVRLNDVGFNFTSGELFTLAALPGLTGATLRLVYTFLPSILGGKRTTLLTTAVLLIPAIGIGFAVQNPETPYSVMVFLAALCGLGGGNLASSTATLNPFFPKKRKGTANGINVGIGNLGVSVVQFVTPIVIGVGFIGAFTGGGQIMPNGNEVYIQNAAFIWVVPIIIAFFLTLFFMDEPPVVKQSIGAQLSVLKLKHTWIMAWLYIMCFGSFIGFAAAFPLLIRSEFPEINAVSFAFLGPFVGASVRPLGGWISDKVNSGSKVTLWVIVSMILATGGVIYFLQAHNFTGFLIMFLILFAATGIANGSTFRMVPFIFNEKAVAPVLGLIAAFAAYGAFFIPKIFGWSIETTGNADLALYIFIGYYVISLWVCWNWYTRKNCEVKC; encoded by the coding sequence ATGGCAAAACTAACAAATTGGACACCAGAAAATGAACAATTCTGGGAAACAGAAGGCAAGAAAATCGCCAATAAAAATTTAGGTATCTCAGTATTTGCACTAATTCTTGCTTTTTGTGTCTGGCAACTTTGGTCTGTAACCGCAGTGCGCTTAAACGATGTTGGCTTTAATTTTACCAGTGGTGAATTATTTACGCTTGCTGCGTTGCCTGGTTTAACAGGGGCAACGTTAAGGTTAGTATATACTTTTTTACCAAGTATTTTAGGTGGGAAACGCACAACTCTTCTTACAACAGCTGTTTTATTAATTCCAGCGATCGGAATTGGTTTCGCTGTTCAAAATCCAGAAACTCCTTATTCTGTCATGGTTTTTCTGGCAGCACTTTGTGGTTTAGGTGGCGGTAATTTAGCTTCATCAACGGCTACACTTAATCCATTTTTCCCGAAAAAACGCAAAGGTACGGCAAATGGCATTAACGTAGGGATTGGTAATCTTGGTGTCAGCGTCGTGCAGTTTGTGACACCAATTGTTATTGGTGTTGGGTTCATAGGAGCTTTCACCGGTGGCGGACAAATCATGCCTAATGGTAACGAAGTCTATATTCAAAATGCGGCATTTATTTGGGTCGTACCGATTATTATCGCGTTCTTTTTAACGCTATTCTTTATGGATGAGCCACCAGTTGTTAAACAAAGTATTGGGGCACAGCTTTCGGTGTTAAAACTAAAGCACACGTGGATTATGGCTTGGTTGTATATTATGTGCTTTGGTTCATTCATTGGATTTGCAGCTGCATTTCCATTATTAATCCGGTCCGAGTTTCCGGAAATTAATGCTGTTTCATTTGCCTTTTTAGGACCATTCGTAGGGGCGAGTGTTCGTCCATTAGGCGGATGGATCTCTGATAAAGTGAACAGCGGTTCAAAGGTTACCCTGTGGGTCATTGTCAGCATGATACTCGCAACTGGTGGTGTCATTTACTTCTTACAAGCACACAACTTTACTGGTTTCCTTATCATGTTCTTGATTTTATTTGCTGCAACTGGGATTGCCAACGGTTCGACATTTAGAATGGTTCCATTTATCTTTAATGAAAAAGCCGTTGCACCTGTGTTAGGGTTAATCGCTGCATTCGCGGCATATGGTGCTTTCTTTATCCCGAAAATTTTTGGCTGGTCAATCGAAACTACTGGCAATGCCGACTTAGCCTTATATATCTTTATTGGATACTACGTGATTAGCCTTTGGGTATGCTGGAATTGGTATACAAGGAAAAATTGTGAGGTTAAGTGTTAG
- the uvrB gene encoding excinuclease ABC subunit UvrB, with amino-acid sequence MEQFQLVSKYEPQGDQPGAITELVSGINEGKRMQTLLGATGTGKTFTISNVIKQVNKPTLVIAHNKTLAGQLYSEFKQFFPNNAVEYFVSYYDYYQPEAYIAHSDTYIEKDASINDEIDKLRHSATSSLFERQDVIIIASVSCIYGLGSPEEYRDLVVSLRTGMEKDRNQLLRDLVDIQYDRNDINFTRGTFRVRGDVVEIFPASKDERCIRVEFFGDEIDRMTEVDALTGEILGERSHVAIFPASHFVTREEKLKNAIVHIEAELEERLKELHENGKLLEAQRLEQRTRYDIEMMQEMGYCNGIENYSRHLTFREPGATPYTLLDFFPEDFLMVVDESHVTLPQVRGMFNGDQARKQVLVDHGFRLPSAKDNRPLRFEEFEKKVKQAIFVSATPGPYELEHTPKMVEQIIRPTGLLDPTIDVRPIHGQIDDLIGEIHDRVEKNERVLVTTLTKKMSEDLTDYLKELGIKVRYLHSEIKTLERIEIIRQLRLGTFDVLIGINLLREGLDIPEVSLVAILDADKEGFLRSERSLIQTTGRAARNASGHVIMYADKITNSMDIAIKETNRRRAIQEAYNLKHGIVPTTIQKDIPDLIKATLVAETDEDYVAPPITKLSKKERAAVIERMEAEMKEAAKALNFERAAELRDLILELKAEG; translated from the coding sequence TTGGAGCAATTTCAGCTTGTTTCAAAATATGAGCCACAAGGTGATCAGCCCGGTGCGATCACTGAATTAGTTTCTGGAATAAACGAAGGAAAACGAATGCAAACTTTGCTGGGGGCTACAGGGACAGGGAAGACCTTTACGATTTCCAATGTCATTAAACAAGTGAACAAGCCGACACTGGTCATTGCCCATAATAAAACGTTAGCCGGCCAGCTTTACAGTGAGTTTAAGCAATTTTTCCCTAATAATGCTGTTGAATATTTCGTTTCGTATTATGACTACTACCAACCAGAGGCCTACATTGCCCATTCGGATACATACATTGAAAAGGACGCCAGCATTAACGACGAAATTGACAAACTACGTCACTCAGCAACTAGTTCTTTATTCGAGCGCCAGGATGTCATTATTATTGCCAGTGTCTCATGTATTTATGGGTTAGGTTCACCTGAGGAATATCGAGATCTAGTTGTCTCTCTTCGTACAGGCATGGAAAAAGACCGCAATCAGCTTCTTCGTGATTTGGTAGACATTCAATATGACCGCAATGACATTAATTTTACCCGTGGAACCTTCCGTGTTCGTGGGGATGTCGTTGAAATTTTTCCGGCTTCAAAAGACGAGCGCTGTATTCGTGTTGAGTTTTTTGGGGATGAAATTGACCGGATGACAGAAGTTGATGCTTTGACCGGTGAAATTCTTGGCGAACGTAGCCATGTCGCTATTTTCCCAGCATCCCACTTCGTTACTCGTGAAGAGAAACTAAAAAATGCGATCGTTCATATTGAAGCTGAACTTGAAGAGCGACTGAAGGAGCTTCATGAAAACGGGAAGCTCCTTGAAGCGCAGCGACTTGAGCAACGAACCCGCTACGATATTGAAATGATGCAAGAAATGGGTTATTGCAACGGAATTGAAAACTACTCGCGCCATTTAACGTTTCGTGAGCCAGGTGCGACACCATATACTTTACTTGATTTCTTTCCAGAAGACTTTTTGATGGTTGTCGATGAGTCCCATGTAACTCTGCCTCAGGTTCGAGGGATGTTCAATGGTGACCAAGCTAGAAAACAAGTGTTAGTCGACCACGGATTCCGCTTGCCTTCAGCGAAGGACAACCGGCCGCTACGCTTTGAAGAATTTGAGAAAAAGGTTAAGCAAGCGATTTTTGTTTCAGCAACACCAGGTCCTTACGAATTAGAACATACACCGAAAATGGTTGAGCAAATTATTCGCCCAACAGGACTGCTTGACCCTACAATAGATGTACGACCAATTCATGGTCAAATTGATGATTTAATTGGCGAAATCCATGACCGTGTCGAAAAAAATGAACGAGTCCTTGTGACGACATTAACGAAGAAAATGTCTGAAGACTTGACCGACTATTTAAAAGAACTCGGGATCAAGGTTCGCTACTTACATTCTGAGATTAAAACGTTAGAGCGGATCGAAATCATTCGTCAGCTCCGCTTGGGCACGTTTGATGTCCTTATCGGGATTAACCTGCTTCGAGAAGGGCTTGATATTCCTGAAGTTTCACTCGTGGCGATTTTAGATGCTGACAAAGAAGGGTTTTTACGCTCAGAACGCTCGTTAATTCAAACAACAGGTCGTGCAGCCCGAAATGCTTCTGGACATGTCATTATGTACGCCGATAAAATCACCAATTCCATGGATATTGCGATCAAAGAGACAAATCGTCGTCGCGCAATCCAAGAAGCATATAACTTAAAGCACGGAATTGTCCCAACAACTATTCAAAAGGATATACCGGATCTTATCAAAGCTACATTAGTAGCAGAAACAGACGAAGACTACGTAGCACCGCCAATCACGAAGTTAAGCAAGAAAGAACGTGCTGCCGTGATCGAGCGAATGGAAGCAGAAATGAAAGAAGCGGCAAAAGCATTAAACTTCGAACGCGCTGCCGAGCTACGTGATTTAATATTGGAGTTAAAAGCGGAAGGGTGA
- a CDS encoding DUF4097 domain-containing protein, with protein MQEERKMILKMIEDGKITADEGVALLKELGETEKTASKKEANTFLSNDVDWENGRDYRGKYSQPSFTNRFTDFIEQAVQKIKEFDLDLNFGNSVEIDHIYQHRDSNIQRVDIAVENGSVNFVPWDENDVRVECKVKVYREKDVEAARKYFLDEVSFHVTDDKLRFKSREKSLKINATFYIPRKAYEEVKLYTFNGHLNGETIEARELEAKTVNGRISIDKLTGTKANLETVNGSINVTTLETEKVEAKTVHGTVNLAVSGGEVDIETLNGTIKYKLTEKVKAKAYLKTTTGSIEMTVPADMKTEAEFKTVVGGFTCDLPDMQILDEKKDIVNKSVTFVSNKGVEPVFYVEAEARTGSILIQN; from the coding sequence ATGCAGGAAGAACGCAAAATGATCTTAAAAATGATTGAGGACGGAAAGATCACCGCAGATGAGGGAGTTGCGTTACTCAAGGAGTTAGGTGAAACGGAGAAGACGGCTTCAAAGAAAGAGGCTAACACATTTTTATCAAATGATGTTGATTGGGAGAACGGCAGAGATTATCGCGGGAAATACAGTCAACCATCATTTACGAACCGCTTTACCGATTTTATCGAGCAGGCTGTTCAAAAAATTAAAGAGTTCGACCTTGATTTAAACTTCGGTAACTCAGTTGAAATTGATCACATTTACCAGCACCGTGACAGCAACATTCAACGAGTGGACATCGCTGTTGAAAATGGAAGTGTTAACTTTGTACCTTGGGATGAAAATGATGTTCGAGTTGAGTGTAAAGTAAAGGTTTATCGGGAAAAAGACGTTGAGGCTGCTCGTAAGTATTTTTTAGATGAAGTATCTTTTCATGTCACTGATGATAAGCTGCGCTTTAAATCTCGTGAAAAGTCGTTGAAGATTAACGCAACGTTCTACATCCCACGAAAAGCCTATGAAGAAGTGAAGTTATATACATTTAATGGCCATTTAAATGGGGAAACCATTGAAGCTCGTGAACTTGAAGCAAAAACGGTCAATGGACGTATTTCGATTGATAAGCTAACGGGTACGAAAGCAAACTTAGAAACCGTCAATGGCAGCATCAATGTAACTACATTAGAAACAGAAAAGGTCGAAGCGAAAACAGTCCATGGCACGGTCAATTTAGCGGTGTCTGGTGGCGAAGTCGATATCGAAACATTAAATGGCACCATTAAATACAAGCTGACGGAAAAAGTAAAAGCAAAAGCTTATCTAAAAACAACCACAGGAAGCATCGAAATGACTGTACCTGCTGATATGAAAACAGAAGCAGAGTTCAAAACGGTAGTCGGTGGGTTTACATGTGATTTACCAGATATGCAAATCCTTGATGAGAAAAAGGATATCGTCAATAAATCAGTAACATTTGTTTCAAATAAAGGTGTTGAGCCGGTATTTTACGTAGAAGCAGAAGCACGGACTGGATCAATCCTCATTCAAAATTAG
- a CDS encoding PspC domain-containing protein: MKVKRLVRTQHDRKLTGVCGGLGQYFNIDPTIVRILFLILIIPTAFFTMPIAYLVATMLIPNEQDVR, translated from the coding sequence ATGAAAGTGAAAAGGTTAGTTCGAACCCAGCATGATCGTAAATTAACAGGGGTTTGTGGTGGCTTAGGCCAATATTTTAATATTGATCCAACAATCGTGAGAATTCTTTTTCTAATTCTCATTATTCCTACAGCGTTTTTTACGATGCCAATTGCGTATCTAGTAGCCACAATGCTTATTCCAAATGAACAGGACGTCCGTTAA
- a CDS encoding phage holin family protein has product MRWLIHLLVNSVVLVVVAGYFEGFYLESVSAAIIASVLLSIINILLKPILVILTLPVTVITFGFFLFVINAITLMITASLMGDAFQISGFGMAIFASIIISLLTMLINNFVVKPMQKK; this is encoded by the coding sequence ATGCGCTGGCTCATTCATCTGCTAGTCAATAGTGTTGTCCTTGTCGTCGTTGCTGGTTATTTTGAAGGTTTTTATTTAGAAAGTGTCTCAGCAGCAATCATCGCAAGTGTCTTGCTTTCGATTATTAATATTCTCTTAAAGCCAATCCTTGTGATCTTAACCTTACCGGTGACTGTGATCACGTTCGGTTTTTTCCTATTCGTAATTAATGCGATAACATTGATGATCACGGCAAGTTTGATGGGCGACGCCTTTCAGATTTCCGGATTTGGGATGGCGATCTTTGCATCAATTATCATCAGTCTATTAACGATGCTGATCAATAATTTTGTTGTCAAACCGATGCAAAAAAAATAA
- the hprK gene encoding HPr(Ser) kinase/phosphatase: MPKVTAHHLMEVFDLELISGEEGIYRPITTSDISRPGMEMAGYFNYYPATRVQLLGKTELTFFAQLNESEKTDRMERLCTYDTPAIIISRGLEIPSQLLVASDKYGVPVMRSKLTTTRLSSTLTNYLENQLAPMTAVHGVLIDIYGIGVLITGSSGVGKSETALDLVRRGHRLVADDSVEIRQEHDGSLVGKSPELIRHLLEIRGLGIINVMTLFGAGAVRLFTPIQLVIHLELWDQKKAYDRLGLDEEIMKVFDTGLPRITVPVRPGRNLAVIVEVAAMNFRLKRMGINAAEEFSERLSSVIEEGDREEI, from the coding sequence ATGCCAAAGGTAACAGCGCATCATTTAATGGAAGTGTTCGATCTCGAACTAATTAGTGGCGAAGAAGGAATTTACCGCCCGATCACGACAAGTGACATCTCGCGTCCAGGAATGGAAATGGCGGGTTACTTCAATTATTATCCAGCGACCCGTGTTCAATTATTAGGAAAAACGGAGTTAACGTTCTTTGCTCAGCTAAACGAAAGTGAAAAAACAGACCGCATGGAACGTCTTTGTACATACGATACACCAGCCATTATTATCTCTCGTGGTTTGGAAATTCCGTCCCAACTATTGGTAGCCTCAGATAAATATGGCGTGCCGGTCATGCGTTCGAAGTTAACGACAACGCGCTTAAGTAGTACCTTAACAAACTACCTAGAAAATCAATTGGCACCGATGACTGCTGTTCATGGTGTCTTAATTGACATTTATGGCATTGGGGTTCTCATTACTGGTTCAAGTGGTGTCGGTAAAAGTGAAACGGCCCTTGACTTAGTTCGAAGAGGGCATCGCTTAGTTGCAGATGACTCTGTCGAAATTCGCCAAGAGCATGATGGGTCACTTGTTGGAAAATCACCAGAATTAATCCGCCACTTACTAGAAATCCGCGGATTAGGAATTATTAATGTAATGACGTTGTTCGGTGCTGGAGCCGTTCGTTTATTTACACCAATCCAGTTAGTGATTCATCTAGAGCTTTGGGACCAGAAAAAAGCGTATGATCGATTAGGGCTTGATGAAGAAATCATGAAAGTTTTTGACACTGGCTTGCCAAGAATTACGGTACCTGTTCGTCCAGGTCGTAACCTTGCCGTTATTGTTGAGGTTGCTGCAATGAACTTCCGACTTAAGCGAATGGGGATTAACGCTGCAGAAGAATTTTCAGAAAGACTTTCAAGTGTCATTGAAGAAGGCGATCGCGAGGAAATATAA
- the lgt gene encoding prolipoprotein diacylglyceryl transferase — MIYQIQPLNPVALDLGFLTVYWYGLIIGFGAFLGYLLANREAVKRGLPKDMFADVLLYAIPVAIISARLYYVIFKWDYYSQHPGQILAIWEGGLAIHGGLIGALITGYIFAKKRGVSFWKLADIAAPSILLGQAIGRWGNFMNQEAHGGPVDPEFLHRLQLPQFIIDQMYINGQHYHPTFLYESLWSLLGVAILIYLRRVNLRRGQLFFAYVIWYSVGRFFIEGLRTDSLMMFDLLRTAQVVSLVSIIGAVVLIIYRNKMGLADERYLDAEPEKKKVKKKKSK; from the coding sequence ATGATTTATCAAATTCAGCCATTGAACCCTGTGGCGCTTGATCTAGGGTTTCTTACTGTCTACTGGTATGGGCTAATTATTGGGTTTGGAGCGTTTTTAGGATATTTACTAGCAAATCGAGAGGCAGTGAAGCGTGGCTTACCAAAAGACATGTTCGCTGATGTTTTGCTCTATGCCATTCCGGTTGCAATTATTTCAGCGAGACTTTATTATGTCATTTTTAAGTGGGATTACTATAGTCAACATCCAGGTCAAATTTTGGCGATTTGGGAAGGTGGCTTGGCAATCCACGGTGGTTTAATTGGTGCACTTATTACTGGTTATATTTTTGCAAAAAAACGTGGCGTTTCGTTTTGGAAGCTTGCTGATATTGCCGCTCCAAGCATTTTACTAGGTCAGGCCATTGGTCGTTGGGGGAACTTTATGAACCAAGAGGCTCACGGTGGCCCAGTTGACCCTGAATTTTTGCATAGACTGCAATTACCGCAATTCATTATTGATCAGATGTACATTAATGGACAGCATTATCATCCAACATTTTTATATGAATCTCTTTGGAGTTTACTAGGGGTTGCCATCTTAATATATCTACGTCGCGTTAATTTACGCCGCGGTCAGCTATTCTTCGCGTATGTGATTTGGTATTCAGTAGGCAGATTTTTTATCGAAGGCTTACGTACTGATAGTTTAATGATGTTTGATTTACTAAGAACCGCGCAGGTCGTATCGTTAGTTTCAATTATTGGCGCTGTGGTCCTGATTATTTATCGTAACAAAATGGGGCTAGCAGATGAGCGTTACCTAGATGCAGAACCAGAGAAGAAGAAAGTGAAGAAAAAGAAAAGCAAATAG
- a CDS encoding nucleoside recognition domain-containing protein, giving the protein MGSLKRGLLVGLKTTWTLGKIIFPITLLVTIIGHTPLLKWLAQILSPVMSILGLSGEAAIPLVLGNVLNLYAAIGAILTLDLSVKEVFILAVMLSFSHNLLVESAVATKVGIRMSVVLGVRIGLALFSGLAINFFWDGGSEQAQYGFVSTGTQGEVTGWGAIIYQGLESATLGVFQLALIVIPIMVAVQIMKDLNWLTWFSKAMSPFTRMLGMKENTSTTLAAGLVFGLAYGAGVMMQAVKEDGVKKKDLYLAFIFLVACHAVVEDTLLFIPLGIPIWPLFLIRLVTAIVLTMLVAFVWNRLEKNGQVTEEKEVI; this is encoded by the coding sequence TTGGGTAGTTTAAAAAGGGGCTTACTAGTAGGTTTAAAGACAACTTGGACATTAGGAAAAATCATTTTTCCAATTACCCTTTTGGTGACGATTATTGGTCATACGCCACTATTAAAGTGGCTAGCTCAAATTCTCTCACCAGTGATGAGTATTCTCGGATTGTCTGGTGAAGCGGCCATTCCGTTAGTACTTGGAAATGTATTAAATTTGTATGCAGCGATAGGGGCAATACTCACACTAGATTTATCAGTAAAAGAGGTTTTTATATTAGCAGTCATGCTTTCATTTTCTCATAACTTACTAGTTGAATCGGCCGTAGCCACAAAAGTCGGCATTCGCATGTCAGTCGTCCTTGGTGTTCGTATCGGACTCGCGCTTTTTTCAGGCTTAGCGATCAATTTTTTCTGGGATGGCGGTAGTGAACAAGCCCAATACGGTTTCGTTTCAACAGGTACTCAGGGCGAAGTCACTGGCTGGGGAGCAATCATCTACCAAGGTTTGGAGAGTGCAACATTAGGTGTTTTCCAATTAGCACTAATTGTCATTCCGATTATGGTTGCCGTGCAAATCATGAAAGATTTAAACTGGCTCACCTGGTTTTCAAAGGCCATGTCACCATTTACGAGGATGCTCGGAATGAAAGAAAACACTTCGACCACATTAGCCGCAGGGCTTGTTTTTGGCCTAGCATACGGCGCCGGCGTGATGATGCAAGCAGTGAAAGAAGACGGCGTCAAAAAGAAAGATTTATATTTAGCCTTTATTTTTCTCGTCGCCTGCCATGCCGTCGTCGAAGATACCTTACTCTTTATTCCCTTAGGCATCCCGATTTGGCCGCTATTTCTCATCCGCCTGGTCACCGCCATCGTCCTGACGATGCTCGTTGCCTTTGTGTGGAACCGGCTTGAGAAGAATGGCCAAGTTACAGAAGAAAAAGAAGTGATATAG
- the ppaX gene encoding pyrophosphatase PpaX, protein MKIDTVLFDLDGTLINTNELIIASFLHTLDHYFPNEYTREKVIEFIGPSLHDSFSRLNPDKVDEMIDMYRTFNHEKHDELVLEYGTVKETVKALHEKGYKLAVVTTKRSDTARMGLKLMGLEPYFPVLVGIDNVEKVKPDPEPLLNALEQLDSSPERAIMVGDSQYDVLGGKNTGTKTAAVAWTIKGREFLEAYEPDVMLETMSDLLTYLGEDSLG, encoded by the coding sequence ATGAAAATAGATACGGTGTTATTTGATTTAGATGGTACATTAATTAATACGAACGAGCTAATTATTGCTTCGTTTTTGCATACGTTAGATCATTATTTTCCGAATGAATATACGCGTGAAAAAGTCATCGAATTTATTGGGCCATCCTTACATGATAGCTTTAGTCGCTTAAACCCTGACAAAGTGGATGAGATGATTGATATGTACCGTACGTTTAATCATGAAAAGCATGATGAGTTGGTCTTAGAGTACGGGACTGTAAAGGAAACTGTAAAGGCTCTCCATGAAAAGGGTTATAAGCTAGCGGTCGTTACAACAAAGCGTTCAGATACGGCACGAATGGGCTTGAAGCTAATGGGTCTTGAGCCATACTTCCCAGTCCTTGTTGGGATTGATAACGTTGAAAAAGTTAAGCCTGACCCAGAGCCGCTGTTAAATGCACTTGAACAATTAGATTCATCACCTGAGCGAGCGATTATGGTTGGCGATAGCCAATATGACGTTCTAGGTGGAAAAAATACAGGTACGAAAACAGCTGCGGTTGCTTGGACAATTAAAGGCCGTGAATTTTTAGAAGCGTATGAGCCAGATGTGATGCTTGAAACAATGTCTGACTTGCTCACGTACCTAGGAGAAGATTCTCTTGGCTAG
- a CDS encoding DapH/DapD/GlmU-related protein → MARRTTRYPVEGANSLWQIYKTVPFLKVMKNFVIIQIARYTPSVAVKNWLYRTFLRMKVGDQTAVALMVMMDIMFPEKISIGRNSVIGYNTTILAHEYLVNEYRLGEVIIGDEVMVGANTTILPGVTIGDRAIVAAGSLVHKDVPAGAFVGGNPMQIIREADSPN, encoded by the coding sequence TTGGCTAGACGTACGACACGCTATCCAGTTGAAGGCGCAAATTCCCTTTGGCAAATCTACAAAACGGTGCCCTTTTTAAAGGTCATGAAAAATTTTGTTATCATCCAAATTGCTCGCTACACCCCTTCAGTCGCCGTTAAAAATTGGCTTTACCGCACATTTTTACGGATGAAGGTAGGCGATCAAACGGCTGTAGCTCTCATGGTGATGATGGATATTATGTTTCCTGAAAAAATCAGTATCGGTAGGAATTCAGTGATTGGCTACAACACCACGATACTAGCGCATGAATACTTAGTTAACGAATACCGCCTTGGTGAGGTCATTATTGGTGATGAAGTTATGGTTGGTGCGAACACCACGATTTTGCCTGGTGTAACCATCGGTGACCGAGCAATTGTTGCTGCCGGTTCCCTCGTCCATAAAGACGTCCCAGCCGGTGCCTTTGTCGGCGGAAATCCAATGCAGATCATTAGAGAAGCAGACAGCCCTAACTAG
- a CDS encoding tartrate dehydrogenase: protein MNTFEIAVIPGDGIGNEVVPAALRVLEAASEIDGGLSFKWTNFPWGCQYYLEHGKMMSDDGIAALKNFDQIFLGSVGMPNLVPDHISLWGLLIKIRREMKQAINLRPVKLLRGLNSPLKNPKDFDFVVVRENSEGEYSESGGRIHQGEEEIAIQNAIFTRKSTERAMKYAFELASQQKNHVTSATKSNGITYSMPFWDDVFQDVQKHYPDIKTTSTHIDALAAFLVMKPEVFDVIVASNLFGDILTDLGGAIMGSIGVAPAANLNIERQYPSMFEPVHGSAPDIVGRGIANPIGQIWTGKMMLDFLGYNEIGSLILAAVEDTLESGIKTGDLGGTATTEEVTNAVIKNLKKRS from the coding sequence ATGAATACTTTTGAAATTGCAGTTATTCCTGGGGATGGGATTGGCAATGAAGTGGTGCCAGCTGCTCTCCGTGTTCTTGAGGCGGCTAGTGAAATTGATGGGGGACTTTCTTTTAAATGGACAAACTTTCCGTGGGGTTGTCAGTATTACCTTGAGCATGGAAAGATGATGTCTGATGATGGGATTGCTGCATTAAAGAATTTTGATCAAATATTTTTAGGGTCAGTCGGAATGCCAAACCTTGTTCCCGACCATATCTCGCTATGGGGACTGTTAATTAAAATTCGCCGTGAAATGAAACAAGCGATTAATCTACGTCCGGTAAAACTGCTCCGTGGCCTTAATTCGCCACTTAAAAATCCGAAAGATTTCGATTTTGTCGTCGTTCGCGAAAATTCAGAAGGTGAATATTCAGAGAGCGGTGGACGGATCCATCAAGGTGAAGAAGAGATTGCGATTCAAAATGCGATTTTTACCCGCAAAAGTACCGAACGTGCGATGAAATATGCCTTCGAATTAGCAAGCCAACAAAAAAATCATGTAACGAGCGCAACGAAATCCAATGGAATTACATACAGTATGCCGTTCTGGGATGATGTCTTTCAAGATGTTCAAAAGCACTATCCAGATATTAAAACAACCAGTACACATATTGACGCGTTAGCAGCATTTTTGGTGATGAAGCCAGAAGTTTTTGATGTCATTGTAGCTTCCAACCTCTTTGGTGATATTCTTACCGATTTAGGTGGCGCCATCATGGGCAGTATTGGCGTTGCGCCTGCTGCTAATTTGAATATTGAGAGACAATATCCGTCGATGTTTGAACCTGTTCATGGGTCTGCTCCAGATATTGTCGGAAGGGGCATTGCAAACCCAATTGGCCAAATTTGGACCGGGAAGATGATGCTAGATTTTCTCGGGTACAACGAAATTGGCTCACTCATTCTTGCGGCCGTTGAGGATACACTAGAGTCAGGGATTAAGACCGGTGACCTTGGTGGTACCGCAACAACAGAAGAAGTAACAAATGCAGTAATCAAAAATCTAAAGAAACGTAGCTAG